The following coding sequences lie in one Klebsiella huaxiensis genomic window:
- a CDS encoding DUF413 domain-containing protein, whose protein sequence is MAESFTTTNRFFDNKNYPRGFSRHGDFTIKEAQLLERHGYAFNELELGKREPVTEDEKQFVSVCRGEREPATEIERVWIKYMARIKRPKRFHTLSGGKPQVEGTEDYTESDD, encoded by the coding sequence ATGGCGGAAAGCTTTACGACAACTAATCGTTTTTTCGACAATAAAAATTATCCGCGCGGGTTTTCCCGTCATGGAGATTTCACCATCAAAGAGGCGCAACTGCTGGAACGTCATGGTTATGCCTTTAATGAACTCGAATTGGGTAAACGCGAGCCCGTTACCGAAGATGAAAAACAGTTTGTTTCGGTATGTCGCGGCGAACGTGAGCCAGCAACTGAGATAGAACGCGTCTGGATTAAGTATATGGCGCGTATTAAGCGTCCAAAACGTTTTCATACTCTGTCCGGCGGGAAACCGCAGGTGGAAGGTACGGAAGATTACACAGAAAGCGATGATTAA
- the ilvL gene encoding ilv operon leader peptide, producing MTALLRVISLVVISVVVIIIPPCGAALGRGKA from the coding sequence ATGACAGCCCTTCTACGAGTGATTAGCCTGGTCGTGATTAGCGTGGTGGTGATTATTATCCCACCGTGCGGGGCTGCACTTGGACGAGGAAAGGCTTAG
- the hdfR gene encoding HTH-type transcriptional regulator HdfR, whose product MDTELLKTFLEVSRTRHFGRAAEALYLTQSAVSFRIRQLENQLGVNLFTRHRNNIRLTPAGEKLLPYAETLMNTWQAARKEVANSSRHNEFSIGASASLWECLLNEWLGKLYTEPYNLQFEARIAQRQSLVKQLHERQLDLLITTESPKMDELSSQLLGNFTLALYCTSPTKNKNELNYLRLEWGPDFQQNEVGLIGNDDIPLLTTSSAELAYQQLRALKGCTWLPVRWAQDKSGLYAVTDSVTLSRPLYAIWLQNSDKQTQIREILKSSILG is encoded by the coding sequence GTGGATACGGAATTGCTCAAGACTTTCCTTGAGGTGAGCAGAACTCGTCACTTTGGTCGGGCTGCGGAGGCGCTTTATCTGACACAGTCGGCAGTTAGCTTTCGTATTCGTCAGTTGGAGAACCAGCTGGGCGTGAATCTTTTCACCCGTCATCGTAACAACATCCGCCTGACTCCAGCTGGAGAAAAACTGCTGCCCTATGCTGAAACCCTAATGAATACCTGGCAGGCCGCGCGTAAGGAGGTCGCAAATTCTTCCCGGCACAATGAATTTTCGATAGGTGCCAGTGCTTCTCTTTGGGAATGCCTACTCAATGAATGGCTAGGGAAGCTCTACACTGAGCCCTATAACCTGCAGTTTGAGGCGCGGATTGCACAGAGGCAATCGTTGGTCAAACAGCTGCACGAGCGCCAGCTTGATCTGCTGATCACGACAGAATCGCCGAAGATGGATGAACTAAGCAGCCAGTTACTTGGCAACTTTACACTCGCGCTTTATTGCACATCGCCGACTAAAAACAAAAATGAATTGAATTATCTACGCCTGGAATGGGGACCTGATTTTCAACAAAATGAAGTAGGATTGATCGGTAATGACGATATACCTCTGCTAACGACCAGTTCTGCAGAATTAGCCTACCAACAGCTCCGTGCGCTTAAGGGATGCACATGGCTGCCAGTACGTTGGGCACAGGACAAAAGCGGCTTGTATGCGGTTACGGATAGCGTGACGCTTTCACGCCCTCTGTATGCAATTTGGCTACAAAACAGCGATAAGCAGACGCAGATTCGCGAGATCCTGAAAAGCAGTATTTTAGGATAA
- the ilvM gene encoding acetolactate synthase 2 small subunit: MMQHQVALQARSNPETLERVLRVVRHRGFQICAMNMETAADARNINIELTVASQRPVELLFSQLSKLIDVACVEIQQPTSQQIRA; encoded by the coding sequence ATGATGCAACATCAAGTCGCTTTACAGGCTCGCTCTAACCCAGAAACTTTAGAACGTGTGCTGCGCGTCGTGCGCCATCGCGGATTCCAGATTTGCGCCATGAATATGGAAACGGCTGCCGACGCCCGGAATATTAATATCGAGTTGACCGTTGCCAGCCAGCGGCCAGTCGAATTACTGTTTAGTCAATTAAGCAAACTGATCGACGTTGCCTGCGTCGAGATCCAGCAACCTACATCACAACAAATTCGCGCCTGA
- a CDS encoding YifB family Mg chelatase-like AAA ATPase, whose amino-acid sequence MSLAIVYTRAALGIGAPLITIEVHISNGLPGLTMVGLPETTVREARDRVRSAIINSGYTWPAKKITINLAPADLPKEGGRYDLPIALALLVASEQLNATKLNQYEFVGELALTGALRGVPGAISSAMEAIKAGRKIIVSDENATEVGLIGGSDCLISGHLQEVCAFLEGINPLNFPIQEGECSNEALSDLSDVIGQQQGKRALEVIAAGGHNLLMIGPPGTGKTMLASRLPGLLPPLSNQEALESAAILSLVNSSHATKQWRRRPFRAPHHSASLAAMVGGGSIPAPGEISLAHNGILFLDELPEFERRVLDALREPIESGIIHISRTRAKIDYPARFQLIAAMNPSPTGHYQGQHNRTSPEQILRYLGRLSGPFLDRFDLSLEIPLPPPGVLSQGVSEEEDSASVRLRVLAARERQLSRQKKLNAHLGNNEMKVWCQLHKDDAMWLEQTLSQLGLSIRAWQRLLKVARTIADLEQVEHIKRYHLQEALGYRAIDRMLIHLQKLMT is encoded by the coding sequence ATGTCACTTGCCATAGTTTACACACGCGCTGCTCTCGGGATCGGTGCTCCGCTTATCACGATTGAAGTGCATATCAGCAACGGACTCCCTGGCCTGACGATGGTGGGACTTCCCGAAACAACGGTTAGAGAAGCCCGTGACCGAGTGCGTAGTGCAATTATTAACAGTGGCTACACCTGGCCTGCAAAGAAAATCACCATCAATCTGGCGCCAGCCGATTTGCCAAAAGAAGGGGGGCGATACGATTTACCTATCGCTCTCGCGCTTCTGGTGGCATCAGAGCAGTTAAATGCTACCAAGTTGAATCAATATGAGTTTGTCGGTGAATTGGCGCTTACAGGCGCCCTACGTGGCGTTCCTGGGGCTATATCCAGCGCGATGGAAGCAATAAAGGCGGGTCGAAAAATAATTGTCTCTGACGAGAATGCTACGGAAGTTGGCTTAATCGGCGGTAGCGACTGCCTTATTTCCGGACATCTACAGGAGGTCTGTGCTTTTCTCGAAGGAATAAACCCTCTGAATTTTCCTATCCAGGAAGGAGAATGTTCGAATGAGGCATTATCGGATCTTAGTGATGTCATTGGTCAACAGCAAGGGAAGCGTGCGCTGGAAGTCATCGCTGCAGGTGGCCATAACTTGCTGATGATAGGCCCGCCAGGCACTGGTAAAACTATGCTCGCCAGTCGTCTACCGGGTCTGCTACCACCGCTGAGTAACCAGGAGGCGCTGGAAAGCGCAGCGATACTCAGCCTGGTCAATTCCAGCCATGCAACGAAACAGTGGCGTCGTAGGCCGTTCCGCGCCCCACATCACAGCGCATCTCTTGCCGCCATGGTGGGCGGAGGGTCAATCCCCGCGCCAGGGGAGATTTCCCTTGCCCATAATGGGATTCTGTTCCTTGATGAGCTACCCGAGTTTGAACGTAGGGTACTGGATGCATTGCGAGAGCCGATTGAATCAGGGATAATTCATATTTCTCGTACCCGCGCAAAAATCGATTATCCAGCGCGTTTCCAACTCATCGCCGCAATGAACCCTAGCCCGACAGGGCATTATCAAGGCCAGCATAATCGTACATCTCCAGAACAGATTCTGCGTTACCTGGGGCGTTTATCCGGCCCCTTTCTTGACCGCTTTGATCTCTCTCTGGAAATCCCACTCCCGCCACCGGGGGTATTAAGTCAGGGTGTAAGCGAAGAAGAGGACAGCGCCAGCGTACGGCTGCGGGTTTTGGCGGCACGCGAAAGGCAGTTATCCCGACAGAAGAAACTTAATGCGCACCTGGGGAATAACGAAATGAAAGTCTGGTGTCAGCTACATAAAGACGATGCTATGTGGCTGGAGCAGACCTTGTCGCAACTTGGACTCTCGATACGAGCCTGGCAGCGCCTACTCAAAGTTGCCCGAACCATTGCCGATCTTGAGCAGGTGGAACACATCAAACGCTATCATTTGCAGGAAGCCCTCGGCTATCGAGCTATAGACCGGATGTTGATCCACCTACAAAAGCTAATGACATAA
- the ilvD gene encoding dihydroxy-acid dehydratase produces MPKYRSATTTHGRNMAGARALWRATGMTDADFGKPIIAVVNSFTQFVPGHVHLRDLGKLVAEQIEASGGVAKEFNTIAVDDGIAMGHGGMLYSLPSRELIADSVEYMVNAHCADAMVCISNCDKITPGMLMASLRLNIPVIFVSGGPMEAGKTKLSDQIIKLDLVDAMIQGADPKVSDDQSNQVERSACPTCGSCSGMFTANSMNCLTEALGLSQPGNGSLLATHADRKQLFLNAGSRIVELTKRYYEQDDDSALPRNIACKSAFENAMTLDIAMGGSTNTVLHLLAAAQEAEIDFTMSDIDKLSRKVPQLCKVAPSTQKYHMEDVHRAGGVLGILGELDRAGLLNRDVKNVLGLTLPQTLEQYDITVTQDEAVKKMFRAGPAGIRTTQAFSQDCRWDSLDDDRAEGCIRSLEHAYSKDGGLAVLYGNFAENGCIVKTAGVDDSILKFTGPAKVYESQDDAVEAILGGKVVAGDVVVIRYEGPKGGPGMQEMLYPTTFLKSMGLGKACALITDGRFSGGTSGLSIGHVSPEAASGGNIAIIEDGDMIAIDIPNRGIQLQLSDAEIAARREAQEARGDKAWTPKARERQVSFALRAYASLATSADKGAVRDKSKLGG; encoded by the coding sequence ATGCCTAAGTACCGTTCCGCCACAACCACTCACGGCCGCAATATGGCAGGTGCCCGCGCGCTGTGGCGCGCCACTGGAATGACCGACGCTGATTTCGGCAAGCCGATTATCGCCGTCGTTAACTCCTTCACCCAGTTCGTGCCGGGTCACGTTCACCTGCGCGATCTCGGTAAGCTGGTTGCGGAGCAAATTGAAGCCTCTGGCGGCGTCGCCAAAGAATTTAACACCATCGCTGTGGATGATGGGATCGCCATGGGCCACGGGGGTATGCTTTATTCACTACCATCCCGCGAGCTTATCGCCGACTCGGTGGAGTACATGGTTAACGCACACTGCGCCGACGCGATGGTCTGTATCTCCAACTGCGATAAAATCACCCCAGGGATGCTAATGGCGTCTCTGCGCCTGAATATTCCAGTGATTTTTGTTTCCGGCGGCCCGATGGAAGCCGGGAAAACCAAACTTTCCGATCAGATCATTAAACTCGATCTGGTTGATGCGATGATTCAGGGCGCTGATCCGAAAGTCTCTGACGATCAGAGCAATCAGGTTGAACGCTCCGCCTGCCCGACCTGCGGCTCTTGCTCGGGGATGTTCACGGCCAACTCCATGAACTGCCTGACCGAAGCGCTGGGCCTGTCGCAGCCGGGCAACGGTTCGCTGTTGGCGACCCACGCCGATCGTAAGCAGTTGTTCCTGAATGCGGGTTCACGCATCGTTGAGCTGACCAAGCGTTACTACGAGCAGGATGACGACTCCGCGCTGCCGCGCAATATTGCCTGCAAATCAGCGTTCGAAAACGCCATGACGCTGGATATCGCCATGGGCGGTTCCACCAATACCGTACTGCACCTGCTGGCGGCGGCGCAGGAAGCGGAAATTGACTTCACCATGAGTGATATCGATAAGCTTTCCCGCAAAGTACCGCAGCTGTGTAAGGTCGCGCCAAGTACGCAGAAATATCATATGGAAGATGTTCACCGCGCAGGCGGCGTGTTGGGTATTTTAGGCGAGCTGGATCGCGCCGGGCTGTTGAACCGCGACGTGAAAAACGTGCTTGGTTTAACCCTGCCGCAGACGCTGGAGCAGTACGACATCACCGTCACGCAGGACGAAGCGGTGAAAAAGATGTTCCGCGCTGGCCCTGCGGGTATCCGCACGACTCAGGCCTTCTCTCAGGATTGTCGCTGGGATTCGCTGGATGACGATCGCGCTGAAGGCTGCATCCGTTCGCTGGAGCACGCTTACAGCAAGGACGGCGGCCTGGCAGTTCTGTACGGTAACTTCGCGGAAAATGGCTGTATCGTTAAAACCGCCGGCGTGGACGACAGCATCCTGAAATTTACCGGTCCAGCTAAAGTGTATGAGAGCCAGGACGACGCGGTCGAAGCGATTCTTGGCGGTAAAGTGGTGGCTGGCGACGTGGTGGTGATTCGCTATGAAGGGCCGAAAGGCGGGCCAGGCATGCAGGAAATGCTCTATCCGACGACCTTCCTGAAATCAATGGGGCTGGGCAAAGCCTGCGCACTTATCACCGACGGTCGTTTCTCCGGCGGTACCTCCGGCCTCTCTATTGGCCACGTTTCACCGGAAGCGGCCAGTGGCGGCAATATCGCCATTATTGAAGATGGCGACATGATTGCTATCGACATCCCGAATCGTGGCATTCAGCTGCAACTGAGCGATGCTGAGATTGCAGCACGCCGTGAAGCGCAGGAAGCCCGCGGCGATAAAGCCTGGACACCGAAAGCTCGCGAGCGTCAGGTTTCCTTCGCCCTTCGCGCCTATGCCAGCCTGGCAACCAGTGCTGACAAAGGCGCAGTGCGTGATAAATCAAAACTTGGGGGTTAA
- a CDS encoding branched-chain amino acid transaminase, producing the protein MTTKKADYIWFNGEMVRWEEAKVHVMSHALHYGTSVFEGIRCYDSHKGPVVFRHREHMQRLRDSAKIYRFPVSQSVDELMEACREVLRKNNLTSAYIRPLVFVGDVGMGVNPPDGYTTDVIIAAFPWGAYLGAEALDQGIDAMVSSWNRAAPNTIPTAAKAGGNYLSSLLVGSEARRHGYQEGIALDVNGYISEGAGENLFEVKDGVLFTPPFTSSALPGITRDAIIKLAKDLGLEVREQVLSRESLYLADEVFMSGTAAEITPVRSVDGIQVGEGRCGPITKRIQQAFFGLFTGETEDKWGWLDQVNN; encoded by the coding sequence ATGACGACGAAAAAAGCGGACTACATCTGGTTTAACGGTGAGATGGTACGTTGGGAAGAGGCGAAGGTACACGTCATGTCTCACGCGCTGCATTACGGTACTTCAGTATTCGAAGGTATCCGCTGCTACGATTCTCACAAAGGTCCGGTTGTCTTCCGTCACCGTGAGCACATGCAGCGTCTGCGTGACTCCGCCAAAATTTATCGTTTCCCGGTTTCTCAGAGCGTTGATGAACTGATGGAAGCCTGCCGTGAAGTACTGCGTAAAAACAACCTGACCAGCGCCTATATCCGTCCACTGGTATTTGTTGGCGACGTCGGCATGGGGGTTAACCCGCCAGACGGCTACACCACTGACGTGATCATCGCGGCGTTCCCGTGGGGTGCCTATCTGGGTGCCGAAGCGTTAGATCAGGGGATCGATGCGATGGTTTCTTCCTGGAATCGTGCTGCGCCGAATACCATTCCAACCGCGGCTAAAGCAGGCGGTAACTACCTCTCTTCTCTGCTGGTCGGTAGCGAAGCGCGCCGTCATGGTTATCAGGAAGGTATTGCACTCGACGTTAACGGCTATATCTCTGAAGGTGCGGGTGAAAACCTGTTTGAAGTGAAAGATGGCGTGTTGTTTACTCCGCCGTTCACCTCTTCCGCTCTGCCGGGCATCACTCGCGACGCTATCATCAAGCTGGCGAAAGATCTGGGTCTGGAAGTGCGTGAGCAGGTATTGTCCCGCGAGTCTCTGTATCTGGCCGACGAAGTCTTTATGTCTGGTACTGCTGCAGAAATTACGCCGGTACGTAGCGTCGATGGTATTCAGGTCGGCGAAGGCCGCTGCGGCCCGATCACCAAACGTATTCAGCAAGCATTCTTTGGCCTCTTCACCGGTGAAACCGAGGATAAATGGGGCTGGTTGGATCAGGTTAATAACTAA
- the murI gene encoding glutamate racemase, protein MATQLQDGNTPCLAATPSKPRPTVLVFDSGVGGLSVYNEIRHLLPELHYIYAFDNVAFPYGEKSEEFIVERVLEIVTAVQQHYPLALAVIACNTASTVSLPALRDKFAFPVVGVVPAIKPAARLTANGIVGLLATRGTVKRPYTRELIARFANECRIEMLGSAELVELAEAKLHGEPVPLDELRRILRPWLRMQEPPDTVVLGCTHFPLLHDELQQVLPEGTRMIDSGAAIARRTAWLLEHEAPDAKSSDANIAYCMALTAETEQLLPVLQRYGFESLEKLPL, encoded by the coding sequence ATGGCTACCCAACTGCAGGACGGGAATACACCTTGTCTGGCAGCTACACCTTCTAAACCACGTCCCACCGTGCTGGTGTTTGATTCCGGCGTCGGTGGGTTGTCGGTATATAATGAGATTCGGCATCTCCTGCCGGAACTCCATTACATCTACGCTTTCGATAACGTCGCTTTTCCATACGGTGAGAAAAGCGAAGAGTTTATTGTTGAACGAGTCCTTGAGATCGTGACCGCTGTTCAGCAGCATTACCCGCTGGCGCTGGCCGTTATTGCCTGTAATACCGCAAGTACCGTTTCCCTCCCCGCACTGCGCGATAAATTCGCATTTCCTGTCGTTGGTGTTGTCCCGGCAATAAAACCGGCAGCACGCTTGACGGCGAATGGTATTGTGGGTCTGCTGGCAACGCGCGGGACGGTAAAGCGTCCTTATACACGCGAACTTATTGCCCGCTTTGCTAATGAGTGTCGGATCGAGATGCTGGGGTCGGCGGAGTTGGTGGAACTGGCGGAAGCTAAACTGCATGGTGAGCCAGTCCCGCTGGATGAGCTGCGTCGTATCCTGCGGCCCTGGCTGAGGATGCAGGAACCTCCAGATACTGTTGTGCTGGGCTGTACGCATTTCCCTCTATTACATGACGAGTTGCAACAAGTTCTGCCTGAGGGGACGAGAATGATCGACTCCGGTGCGGCCATTGCGCGTCGAACGGCCTGGCTGCTGGAGCATGAAGCGCCGGATGCAAAATCTAGTGATGCGAATATTGCGTACTGCATGGCGTTGACGGCAGAAACTGAACAACTTTTACCCGTTCTGCAGCGCTATGGCTTCGAATCGCTGGAAAAACTGCCGCTCTAA
- the ilvA gene encoding threonine ammonia-lyase, biosynthetic has product MAESQPLSAAPEGAEYLRAVLRAPVYEAVQVTPLQKMDKLSSRLDNVILVKREDRQPVHSFKLRGAYAMMAGLTEEQKSHGVITASAGNHAQGVAFSASRLGVKALIVMPTATADIKVDAVRGFGGEVLLHGANFDEAKAKAIELSQQQGFTWVPPFDHPMVIAGQGTLALELLQQDAHIDRVFVPVGGGGLAAGVAVLIKQLMPQIKVIAVEAEDSACLKAALDAGHPVDLTRVGLFAEGVAVKRIGDETFRLCQEYLDDIVTVDSDAICAAMKDLFEDVRAVAEPSGALALAGMKKYIAQHNIRGERLAHVLSGANVNFHGLRYVSERCELGEQREALLAVTIPEEKGSFLKFCQLLGGRSVTEFNYRFADAKNACIFVGVRLSRGLEERKEILNLLHEGGYSVVDLSDDEMAKLHVRYMVGGRPSQPLQERLFSFEFPESPGALLKFLHTLGTHWNISLFHYRSHGTDYGRVLAAFELGDHEPDFETRLHELGYDCHDESNNPAFRFFLAG; this is encoded by the coding sequence ATGGCCGAGTCACAACCCCTATCCGCCGCCCCTGAGGGGGCGGAATATCTCAGAGCGGTGCTACGCGCACCGGTCTATGAAGCGGTGCAGGTTACGCCGCTGCAAAAAATGGACAAGCTGTCGTCGCGCCTCGATAACGTGATTCTGGTGAAGCGCGAAGACCGTCAGCCGGTACATAGCTTCAAGTTGCGTGGCGCTTACGCGATGATGGCGGGGCTGACTGAAGAGCAAAAATCTCATGGCGTAATTACCGCTTCGGCGGGCAACCATGCTCAGGGCGTCGCTTTCTCAGCTTCTCGTCTGGGGGTGAAGGCGCTGATCGTCATGCCAACCGCAACCGCGGATATCAAAGTCGATGCCGTTCGCGGTTTCGGCGGAGAAGTGCTGTTGCACGGTGCTAACTTCGATGAAGCGAAAGCCAAAGCTATTGAGCTGTCGCAGCAGCAGGGGTTCACCTGGGTACCGCCGTTCGATCATCCGATGGTGATCGCCGGACAGGGGACGTTGGCGCTGGAGCTGCTACAGCAAGATGCCCATATTGACCGCGTGTTTGTGCCGGTCGGCGGCGGCGGTCTGGCTGCTGGCGTGGCGGTGCTGATTAAACAGCTGATGCCGCAGATCAAAGTCATTGCGGTTGAGGCTGAGGATTCCGCCTGCCTGAAAGCCGCGCTGGATGCTGGCCATCCGGTGGATTTAACCCGCGTCGGTTTATTTGCCGAAGGCGTGGCGGTTAAGCGCATCGGTGATGAAACCTTCCGTCTGTGCCAGGAGTATCTGGATGATATCGTCACCGTTGACAGCGATGCTATCTGTGCGGCGATGAAAGATCTGTTTGAAGACGTGCGTGCGGTGGCTGAGCCTTCCGGCGCGCTGGCGCTGGCGGGCATGAAAAAATACATCGCTCAGCACAATATTCGCGGTGAACGCCTGGCGCACGTGCTTTCCGGTGCGAACGTTAACTTCCACGGTCTGCGCTATGTTTCCGAACGCTGCGAACTGGGCGAACAACGTGAAGCGCTGCTGGCAGTAACTATTCCGGAAGAGAAGGGCAGTTTCCTCAAGTTCTGCCAGCTGCTGGGTGGCCGTTCGGTCACCGAGTTCAACTACCGCTTCGCCGATGCGAAAAACGCCTGCATTTTTGTTGGTGTGCGTCTGAGCCGCGGTCTGGAAGAACGTAAAGAAATCCTCAATCTGCTGCACGAGGGTGGCTACAGTGTGGTGGATCTCTCCGACGATGAAATGGCCAAGCTTCACGTGCGCTACATGGTCGGCGGGCGTCCATCGCAGCCATTGCAGGAGCGTTTGTTCAGCTTCGAGTTTCCGGAATCGCCCGGTGCTTTGCTGAAGTTCCTGCATACGCTAGGTACCCACTGGAATATTTCTCTGTTCCACTATCGCAGCCATGGTACCGATTATGGTCGCGTGCTGGCGGCATTCGAACTGGGCGATCACGAGCCTGATTTCGAAACCCGTCTGCATGAGCTGGGCTACGACTGTCATGATGAAAGTAATAATCCGGCATTCCGATTTTTTCTCGCGGGTTAA
- the ilvG gene encoding acetolactate synthase 2 catalytic subunit, with protein MNGARWVVHALRAQGVDTVFGYPGGAIMPVYDALYDGGVEHLLCRHEQGAAMAAIGYARATGKTGVCIATSGPGATNLITGLADALLDSVPIVAITGQVSAPFIGTDAFQEVDVLGLSLACTKHSFLVQSLEELPRVIAEAFYVANSGRPGPVLVDIPKDIQLAQGDLDPHFSMVADDVDFPYADIEYALQMLAQSQKPMLYVGGGVGMAQAVSALREFLAVTQMPATSTLKGLGVVDADYPYYLGMLGMHGTKAANLAVQECDLLIAVGARFDDRVTGKLNTFAPNAKVIHMDIDPAELNKLRQVHIGLTGDLNAMLPALQQPLSIDAWRQRNADLRAEHAWRYDHPGEAIYAPLLLKQLSERKPADCVVTTDVGQHQMWSAQHMTYTRPENFITSSGLGTMGFGLPAAVGAQVARPDDTVICISGDGSFMMNVQELGTVKRKQLPLKIVLLDNQRLGMVRQWQQLFFQERYSETTLTDNPDFLTLASAFGIPGQHITRKDQVEAALDTMLSSQGPYLLHVSIDELENVWPLVPPGASNAEMLEKLS; from the coding sequence ATGAATGGAGCACGGTGGGTTGTACATGCTTTGCGAGCGCAGGGAGTCGACACGGTATTTGGCTATCCAGGTGGCGCAATTATGCCGGTTTACGATGCGTTGTATGACGGCGGCGTGGAACACTTACTGTGCCGACATGAACAAGGGGCTGCGATGGCGGCCATCGGCTATGCTCGTGCTACCGGAAAAACTGGGGTGTGTATCGCCACCTCTGGTCCCGGCGCCACAAACTTGATAACCGGCCTTGCAGACGCACTGCTCGATTCTGTTCCTATTGTTGCAATCACCGGACAGGTTTCTGCTCCGTTCATTGGTACGGACGCATTTCAGGAAGTGGATGTTCTTGGCTTATCACTGGCTTGCACTAAACACAGTTTCCTGGTGCAGTCGCTGGAAGAACTGCCGCGGGTAATCGCTGAAGCTTTCTATGTAGCAAACTCAGGGCGTCCAGGTCCGGTATTGGTCGATATTCCAAAAGATATCCAATTGGCTCAGGGTGACCTTGACCCACATTTCTCCATGGTAGCCGATGATGTTGACTTCCCATATGCGGATATTGAATACGCTTTGCAGATGCTGGCTCAGTCCCAGAAACCTATGTTATACGTTGGCGGCGGCGTGGGTATGGCGCAGGCGGTGTCTGCGTTACGTGAATTTCTAGCCGTGACGCAAATGCCAGCGACCAGTACCCTGAAAGGTTTGGGTGTTGTGGACGCCGACTATCCGTACTATTTGGGTATGCTGGGAATGCACGGTACTAAAGCGGCTAACCTGGCGGTACAGGAGTGCGATCTGCTGATCGCTGTGGGCGCGCGCTTTGACGATCGTGTAACCGGTAAGCTGAATACCTTTGCGCCGAATGCCAAAGTTATCCATATGGATATCGACCCGGCTGAATTGAACAAGCTTCGTCAGGTGCATATTGGCCTGACGGGCGATCTGAATGCGATGCTGCCAGCACTGCAGCAACCGCTGTCTATCGATGCCTGGCGTCAACGTAATGCTGATTTGCGTGCTGAGCACGCATGGCGCTACGATCATCCGGGCGAGGCCATCTATGCTCCATTGCTGCTGAAGCAGCTTTCCGAGCGCAAACCAGCAGATTGCGTCGTGACCACCGATGTGGGCCAGCATCAGATGTGGTCAGCGCAGCATATGACCTATACGCGTCCGGAGAATTTCATCACTTCCAGTGGATTAGGGACCATGGGCTTTGGCCTGCCGGCAGCAGTGGGCGCGCAGGTGGCCCGTCCTGATGATACGGTAATCTGTATCTCCGGTGACGGCTCCTTCATGATGAACGTGCAGGAGCTGGGCACCGTAAAACGCAAGCAGTTGCCGCTGAAGATAGTGTTACTGGATAACCAGCGTTTAGGAATGGTTCGACAATGGCAGCAGCTGTTTTTCCAGGAACGTTATAGCGAAACCACCCTTACCGATAATCCCGATTTTCTTACTCTGGCCAGCGCCTTCGGCATTCCTGGTCAACACATCACCCGTAAAGACCAGGTTGAAGCGGCACTCGACACCATGCTTTCGAGCCAGGGGCCTTACCTGCTTCATGTCTCAATCGACGAACTTGAGAACGTCTGGCCGTTGGTGCCACCCGGTGCCAGTAACGCAGAAATGCTGGAGAAATTATCATGA